A DNA window from Marinobacter alexandrii contains the following coding sequences:
- a CDS encoding HAD-IA family hydrolase — protein MLKAIIFDMDGVIVDSEPLHHRAYYAMFDEIDISVSAELYGSLTGKSTINLCKQLKNHFGVSQEPEELVSIKRKHYDIIFENDKNFDLIKGVRTLIQNYYDHGLTLVLASSSSMSSINRVFKRFDLDRYFKAKISGADLEASKPHPEIFIKAAKATGFKPEECMVIEDATNGIEAAKSAGIFCVGFDSEHTKNQDYSNADLVISDFESIHFNGIKYVLGK, from the coding sequence ATGCTGAAGGCCATAATTTTTGATATGGATGGAGTAATTGTAGATAGTGAGCCACTGCACCATCGAGCCTATTACGCTATGTTTGATGAGATTGATATTTCAGTATCGGCAGAACTCTATGGCTCCCTTACCGGGAAGTCCACAATTAATTTGTGTAAGCAACTAAAGAATCATTTTGGTGTGTCTCAAGAGCCAGAAGAACTCGTATCCATTAAGCGCAAACACTATGATATTATTTTCGAAAATGATAAAAATTTTGACCTCATCAAGGGTGTGCGAACGTTAATTCAGAATTATTATGACCATGGTCTGACACTCGTATTGGCGTCATCTTCCTCTATGTCTAGCATAAATCGAGTTTTCAAACGCTTTGATCTGGATCGCTATTTCAAAGCTAAAATTAGCGGAGCAGACCTTGAAGCTTCCAAACCTCATCCTGAAATTTTCATCAAGGCAGCCAAAGCAACAGGGTTCAAGCCTGAAGAATGCATGGTGATTGAAGATGCTACGAATGGTATTGAAGCTGCTAAAAGTGCTGGAATATTCTGTGTGGGCTTTGACAGTGAACACACTAAAAATCAAGACTATAGCAATGCAGATCTGGTCATAAGTGATTTCGAATCAATTCACTTTAATGGTATCAAGTATGTACTAGGAAAGTAA
- a CDS encoding helix-turn-helix domain-containing protein, whose protein sequence is MYRINSSMYIRLMNEASDAAILAANYVNTTNRHIFLTGKAGTGKTTFLREIVQNTYKNTAVAAPTGIAAINAEGVTLHSLLQLPFGVYLPEDVPFMERSIQVNTPSSLFQGAKFGAQKRKLINELELLIIDEVSMLRADLLDCIDATLRHLRKRRFDPFGGLQILFIGDLMQLPPVVRNDESTLLKQYYSSPYFFEARALKENPPIRVELQKVYRQSDHQFIELLNRLRHNELIHDDILLLNEHYDAEVDKKELDGYIHLTTHNKKADKINSTHLDELSGKLVSFHAEVDGDFNENAFPSDLELKLKEGAQVMFIKNDPTGKGQFFNGKIGEVTSLSSGIEVAFENGDEVTVEQYEWGNIRYTLDKATKEVDQKVIGTFKQYPLKLAWAVTIHKSQGLTFEKAILDVENSFAAGQLYVALSRLTSLEGLILSSKLPERAPSIDAQLQQYIEGFEGMDKLNKQFERDQINFIAEFVSRAFLLDPMLRELVDHKKTFNKDENRSLKQKYLPWTDELINDTFPLKGVGESFTRQAHGILQANDLSKLSERMVKAADYFDGKLSEIIERIQSQYRLLKTQTQAKTYRAELLEVKDLFTDQLKSIVKLNLLVQHVNEGVPLTKDKLQKNDQLKQVAKSATKDKTSTAEITFEMYKEGKSIKVIAEERGLVEGTIESHLAQYVEKGELDVTDFLKPAKLKAILKCHEQGLTKSGEIKGALPDSYTWGEIKMGLAHVNQLTTEKPD, encoded by the coding sequence ATGTACAGAATTAATTCATCGATGTATATTCGTCTTATGAATGAAGCAAGTGATGCCGCTATCTTGGCAGCTAACTATGTAAACACGACAAATCGACACATATTTCTAACCGGAAAAGCAGGTACGGGTAAAACTACTTTTCTTAGAGAAATTGTTCAAAATACTTATAAAAACACTGCTGTAGCAGCGCCAACAGGTATTGCAGCCATCAATGCTGAGGGAGTTACGTTACATTCTTTATTGCAACTACCCTTTGGAGTCTATCTCCCTGAGGATGTTCCTTTTATGGAGCGAAGTATTCAAGTGAATACTCCGTCATCTCTATTTCAAGGAGCTAAGTTTGGTGCGCAGAAAAGAAAACTCATTAATGAACTTGAGTTGCTAATCATTGATGAGGTGAGTATGCTTCGAGCGGACCTTCTTGATTGTATTGATGCTACTTTAAGACATCTAAGAAAGAGGCGTTTTGATCCATTTGGAGGGCTTCAGATTCTATTCATTGGAGACCTTATGCAACTTCCTCCTGTGGTCAGAAATGATGAATCAACGTTGCTTAAACAATATTATTCATCTCCTTACTTTTTTGAAGCAAGGGCCCTAAAAGAAAACCCTCCAATTCGAGTAGAGCTGCAAAAGGTCTATAGACAAAGTGATCATCAATTCATCGAACTGCTGAATAGGTTAAGGCACAATGAACTTATCCATGATGATATTTTACTTCTTAATGAGCATTATGATGCTGAAGTAGATAAAAAGGAATTGGACGGCTATATCCATTTAACTACTCACAATAAGAAAGCTGATAAAATCAATTCTACACATTTAGATGAACTCTCAGGCAAGCTTGTTTCCTTTCATGCTGAAGTTGATGGTGACTTCAACGAAAATGCTTTTCCCTCCGATTTAGAGTTGAAACTTAAAGAAGGAGCTCAAGTAATGTTTATTAAAAACGATCCTACAGGTAAAGGCCAGTTTTTTAATGGTAAGATTGGAGAAGTCACAAGCCTATCATCCGGAATTGAAGTTGCCTTTGAAAATGGTGATGAAGTGACTGTAGAGCAATATGAATGGGGAAACATCAGATACACTTTAGATAAAGCGACCAAAGAAGTAGATCAGAAAGTCATTGGTACTTTCAAACAATATCCTCTAAAACTCGCTTGGGCAGTCACTATCCATAAAAGTCAAGGACTGACTTTCGAAAAGGCTATTCTGGATGTAGAGAATTCGTTTGCAGCTGGCCAGCTATATGTTGCTCTCTCAAGATTGACTTCTCTAGAAGGTCTTATTTTATCATCAAAATTACCTGAAAGAGCGCCATCAATTGATGCACAATTGCAGCAATACATCGAAGGGTTTGAGGGAATGGATAAACTGAACAAGCAATTTGAGAGGGATCAAATAAACTTCATAGCAGAATTTGTGAGTCGAGCATTTCTTCTTGACCCGATGCTTAGAGAACTGGTTGATCACAAAAAGACTTTCAATAAGGATGAGAATAGATCATTAAAACAAAAGTATCTTCCTTGGACTGATGAGCTAATCAATGATACTTTTCCTTTAAAAGGGGTTGGAGAATCTTTTACACGTCAAGCTCACGGTATTCTTCAAGCAAATGATTTATCTAAGCTTTCTGAACGGATGGTAAAAGCTGCTGATTATTTTGATGGAAAGCTTTCTGAAATCATTGAACGAATCCAATCACAGTATCGGCTTTTAAAAACTCAAACACAAGCCAAAACATATCGAGCTGAGTTGCTTGAGGTCAAGGATTTATTCACGGATCAGCTTAAATCTATTGTAAAGCTCAACTTGTTGGTTCAACATGTAAACGAAGGTGTTCCACTTACGAAGGATAAACTTCAAAAAAATGATCAATTGAAACAAGTTGCAAAGTCTGCTACTAAAGACAAAACATCAACTGCTGAGATCACTTTTGAAATGTATAAAGAAGGCAAATCGATTAAAGTAATTGCCGAGGAAAGAGGATTGGTAGAAGGTACTATTGAAAGTCACCTTGCTCAGTATGTCGAAAAAGGGGAATTAGATGTGACGGACTTCTTAAAACCAGCCAAGCTAAAGGCAATTCTTAAATGCCATGAACAAGGTTTAACCAAATCTGGAGAAATTAAAGGTGCGCTACCTGATAGTTATACCTGGGGAGAGATTAAAATGGGACTTGCTCATGTAAATCAATTGACAACAGAAAAGCCAGACTAG
- the ligD gene encoding non-homologous end-joining DNA ligase: MAKQKIHAEVGKRVVDLSNLEKVLYPDDGIVKAEVIEYYLKLAPTILNHIRGRALSLVRYPDGIYGEQFFQKHRPDWTPDWIDYKRLGQERKKEYVVAKEEATLVWLANLACLEIHQIHSFSEHSDKPDYIVYDLDPPEDGSLPLEDLKEIAFSLKEHLERYNYHVFVKTTGGKGLHLVTPIEAIYSFEECFQAAKKIASDFINKHSRTTLHIKKEARKGRVLIDIYRNRPSQTIVCPYSLRGRQGATASTPITWEDLEDLEDLAFWKIDTTLKKVLEEGDPWEQIRGWAVPLHTDKRGVVTKEMPPNKKHKTPEQLTDYEKKRDFNKTPEPLLSDNEIPGSRFCIQRHHASHLHYDLRLEQEGVLKSWAIPRGMPPVPGVKRLAVQTEDHPLKYLTFEGEIPKGEYGGGMMWVYATGRYEITKIKKEGFYFRLSGKQLSAEYRMHLMKDKEWLLERVDTPQQNLLEQIIKPMLADASKKVPRGDYYYEIKWDGIRALIYLNEGQLTIYSRNGNDITEQFPELNVPEQAFRINNAIFDCEIVCLDQEGKANFKKVIKRLMSKKNFDQESKRSPAYCYLFDCLYLDGRSLMNDPQDRRRWWMIDSVRVGETNYRVSQSETDGKALFEAAKTHGIEGIVAKLSNAKYVSGKRSDAWVKVKVKETLDCFIIGFTQGQGERERYFGSLQLAETVGEKLIYRGRVGTGFDEAMLKNLSKKFIDKISIEKTIEEEAHEEKNTVWLKPELICEVEFSMLTDNGTLRDAVFKKLIES; the protein is encoded by the coding sequence ATGGCCAAGCAAAAAATACATGCCGAAGTAGGAAAAAGGGTGGTGGACCTTTCCAATCTGGAAAAGGTACTTTATCCCGATGATGGCATTGTCAAAGCGGAGGTTATTGAATATTACTTAAAACTTGCTCCAACAATTCTGAATCACATACGTGGAAGAGCGCTTTCATTAGTGAGGTACCCTGATGGAATTTATGGAGAACAATTTTTCCAAAAGCATCGACCAGATTGGACCCCTGACTGGATAGACTACAAGAGATTAGGACAAGAGCGAAAGAAAGAATATGTGGTGGCGAAAGAAGAAGCAACCTTAGTTTGGTTGGCCAACCTGGCGTGTTTGGAAATCCATCAGATTCACAGCTTTTCAGAACATAGTGATAAACCTGATTATATAGTTTATGACTTAGATCCTCCTGAGGACGGTTCCTTACCTCTAGAAGACCTCAAAGAGATTGCTTTTTCTTTGAAAGAACATTTAGAACGATACAATTACCATGTTTTTGTAAAAACTACAGGAGGAAAAGGACTACACTTAGTTACTCCAATTGAGGCGATATACTCGTTTGAAGAATGCTTTCAAGCAGCCAAAAAGATTGCTTCAGACTTTATTAATAAGCACAGTAGAACTACACTTCATATAAAGAAAGAAGCGCGAAAAGGAAGGGTTCTGATTGATATTTATCGAAACAGGCCCTCTCAGACTATTGTATGCCCCTACAGTCTTAGAGGAAGGCAAGGAGCAACCGCTTCAACACCGATCACATGGGAAGACCTAGAAGACCTAGAAGACCTAGCTTTCTGGAAGATTGATACTACACTAAAAAAGGTCTTGGAAGAAGGAGATCCTTGGGAGCAAATAAGAGGGTGGGCTGTTCCTCTACATACTGATAAGAGGGGGGTAGTAACGAAGGAAATGCCTCCTAATAAAAAGCACAAAACACCAGAGCAGTTAACCGATTACGAAAAGAAACGTGATTTTAATAAAACTCCTGAACCACTTTTATCAGATAATGAAATACCAGGAAGTCGCTTCTGTATTCAGCGTCATCACGCCTCTCATCTGCATTATGATTTAAGATTAGAGCAAGAAGGAGTGCTTAAGTCTTGGGCTATTCCAAGAGGAATGCCACCCGTACCAGGCGTAAAGAGATTAGCTGTTCAAACGGAGGATCACCCACTCAAATATTTAACCTTTGAAGGCGAAATACCTAAAGGAGAATATGGTGGTGGAATGATGTGGGTCTATGCCACGGGGCGATATGAAATCACAAAAATCAAGAAGGAGGGATTTTATTTTAGGCTTTCAGGTAAGCAATTAAGTGCAGAATACCGCATGCATTTGATGAAAGACAAAGAATGGTTGCTAGAAAGAGTGGATACACCACAACAAAACCTGCTAGAGCAAATTATTAAGCCAATGCTGGCAGATGCTTCTAAGAAAGTTCCAAGGGGAGATTATTATTATGAAATAAAATGGGATGGTATACGCGCGTTGATTTACCTGAATGAGGGACAATTAACGATTTACAGCAGGAATGGGAATGATATCACAGAACAATTTCCTGAATTAAATGTACCAGAACAAGCATTTAGAATTAACAACGCCATTTTTGATTGTGAAATAGTTTGCCTGGATCAAGAAGGCAAGGCGAACTTTAAAAAAGTGATTAAGCGCCTAATGAGTAAGAAGAATTTTGATCAGGAATCAAAACGATCTCCTGCGTATTGTTATTTATTCGACTGTCTTTATTTGGATGGGCGCTCTTTAATGAATGATCCTCAAGATCGAAGAAGGTGGTGGATGATTGACTCTGTAAGGGTAGGTGAGACTAATTATCGTGTTAGTCAATCAGAAACAGATGGGAAAGCATTGTTTGAAGCAGCCAAGACTCATGGTATTGAGGGTATTGTAGCTAAGCTTTCAAATGCTAAGTATGTTTCAGGAAAGCGAAGTGATGCCTGGGTAAAGGTTAAGGTAAAAGAGACACTCGATTGCTTCATTATCGGGTTTACGCAAGGGCAGGGTGAGAGAGAACGATATTTTGGATCACTTCAATTGGCAGAAACAGTGGGAGAAAAGTTGATTTATAGAGGAAGAGTTGGGACTGGGTTTGATGAAGCTATGCTTAAAAACCTGTCAAAAAAGTTTATAGATAAAATTTCAATTGAAAAGACAATTGAAGAAGAGGCACACGAAGAAAAAAATACCGTATGGTTAAAGCCAGAATTAATATGCGAAGTGGAATTTTCTATGCTTACAGACAATGGAACTTTAAGAGATGCTGTTTTTAAGAAGCTGATTGAATCTTGA
- a CDS encoding MotA/TolQ/ExbB proton channel family protein has product MLISVMQDPIVEGLESEESISLLELLTNGGYMMIPILLLWMVAIYIFVERTRTLGAAAKTPESFKDQIRSLVISGDIGGAQVLCGKTDTPVARMIEKGISRIGNPLKNIEVSIENVGKLEIYRLEKNLNLLATISGAAPMIGFLGTVTGMIQAFIAIAQEEGAVSPKLLSSGIYEAMITTAAGLFVGILAYLGYNYLVSKVAKVIHTMEFNVIDFIDLLQEPKK; this is encoded by the coding sequence ATGCTTATTAGTGTTATGCAAGATCCTATAGTAGAGGGTTTAGAATCAGAAGAATCAATTTCATTATTAGAACTCCTGACTAATGGAGGATATATGATGATTCCCATCCTGTTGCTTTGGATGGTAGCTATCTATATTTTCGTAGAAAGAACAAGGACCTTAGGGGCTGCAGCAAAAACTCCCGAGTCCTTTAAGGATCAAATAAGATCATTGGTTATTTCAGGAGATATAGGTGGTGCTCAAGTACTTTGTGGCAAGACTGATACCCCTGTTGCTCGTATGATAGAAAAGGGAATTAGTAGGATTGGTAATCCACTGAAGAACATTGAAGTTAGTATCGAAAATGTAGGAAAGCTAGAAATCTATCGACTTGAAAAAAACTTGAATTTATTGGCTACTATCTCAGGAGCAGCGCCAATGATAGGATTCTTAGGTACCGTTACAGGAATGATTCAAGCCTTTATTGCTATAGCACAAGAAGAAGGTGCTGTAAGCCCAAAATTATTGTCTTCGGGTATTTATGAAGCCATGATTACAACAGCAGCTGGTTTGTTTGTTGGCATACTTGCATACTTGGGTTACAATTACCTCGTTTCCAAAGTAGCGAAAGTGATACATACGATGGAGTTCAATGTGATTGATTTCATTGACCTGTTACAAGAACCAAAGAAATAA
- a CDS encoding biopolymer transporter ExbD, with product MDLKSKHKVSASFSMSSMTDIIFLLLIFFMLTASFITPSGLPVNLPSSRSSEIVMQKVSVTITKNLTYFVNNQRVNRSSLESVLRSNLSGKEGIVVLHCDAAVPVERLVEVAGIATALKAKVSIATKPE from the coding sequence ATGGATTTGAAGTCAAAACATAAGGTGAGTGCAAGTTTTAGCATGTCATCAATGACGGATATCATATTCCTTCTATTGATCTTTTTCATGTTGACAGCCTCATTTATTACTCCTTCAGGTTTACCGGTGAACCTGCCTTCTTCTAGATCCTCTGAGATAGTGATGCAGAAGGTTAGTGTTACCATTACCAAAAATTTAACCTACTTCGTGAATAACCAGCGAGTGAATCGTTCTTCGTTAGAATCCGTATTAAGGAGTAATTTGTCAGGGAAAGAAGGCATTGTCGTTTTGCATTGTGATGCAGCTGTTCCTGTAGAAAGGTTAGTGGAAGTAGCCGGTATTGCTACCGCGTTAAAAGCAAAAGTTTCCATTGCTACAAAACCCGAATGA
- the holA gene encoding DNA polymerase III subunit delta gives MASEYAEILRDIKSGSFSPVYFLQGEETFFIDSIINEIESSALDESQRSFNQIILYGKDTSLVDVIGASKRYPMMGERQVVIVKEAQEIRDWTKEDGQNLVVNYLENPLTSTILVFGYKYKSVDKRTKFGKTVEKNSVFLNAKKLYDNQVPDWIRGYCKTKGVRIQDSAVMMLSENIGNNLQRLANEIEKLLLNVKGDQEVDSAMVQRYVGISKDYNIFELQKALSAMNKLKAHKIADYFGSNPSNNPLVLTIYSLFSYFSKLLLVHHSDNKNDKAIASLIGVNPFFVKEYLQAARNYPLGKVVQNIKHLHEADMQSKGIGFATKKEGPVLTELVYKLMN, from the coding sequence ATGGCATCTGAATACGCTGAAATCTTACGAGATATAAAAAGTGGATCTTTTTCACCCGTTTACTTTCTTCAAGGGGAAGAAACATTCTTTATTGATAGTATTATCAATGAAATTGAGAGCTCAGCCTTAGATGAAAGCCAGCGAAGCTTTAACCAGATCATATTATACGGAAAAGATACAAGTCTGGTAGATGTGATCGGAGCATCAAAGAGATATCCGATGATGGGAGAAAGACAAGTGGTGATTGTCAAAGAAGCTCAGGAAATAAGGGATTGGACAAAAGAAGATGGACAGAACCTTGTAGTGAACTATCTGGAAAACCCCTTGACTAGCACAATTCTGGTATTTGGATATAAGTACAAATCGGTTGATAAAAGAACCAAGTTTGGGAAGACCGTTGAGAAGAATTCTGTCTTCTTGAATGCGAAGAAGCTTTATGATAATCAAGTACCTGATTGGATTAGAGGCTACTGTAAGACCAAAGGTGTGAGAATTCAGGATAGTGCCGTCATGATGTTGTCTGAGAATATCGGTAACAATCTTCAGAGGCTGGCTAACGAAATCGAAAAGTTGTTATTGAATGTTAAGGGGGATCAGGAAGTAGATTCAGCAATGGTTCAGAGATATGTAGGAATAAGTAAAGACTATAACATCTTCGAACTCCAAAAAGCTTTAAGTGCAATGAATAAACTGAAAGCTCATAAGATTGCAGATTACTTTGGGTCTAATCCCAGCAACAACCCACTGGTTTTGACCATTTACAGTCTTTTCTCTTATTTCAGCAAGCTTTTATTAGTTCATCACTCAGATAACAAAAACGATAAAGCAATTGCATCGTTAATTGGAGTTAATCCATTTTTTGTGAAAGAGTATTTACAAGCAGCAAGAAATTATCCACTTGGAAAAGTGGTTCAGAACATAAAACATTTGCATGAAGCAGACATGCAATCTAAAGGCATTGGGTTTGCCACAAAAAAAGAAGGTCCTGTTTTAACAGAATTGGTATATAAATTGATGAATTGA
- a CDS encoding tetratricopeptide repeat protein, translated as MRKFLFLLLVGLIQTIWAQNSIDSKQFSELSAFEEFQARKYQSVISEFNDNSEKSSDEEILLLLSQLKTGNGSTRSIENWLEKNPKHPIKPLAYFHLGEYYFYQKDTSNSKKNLIKVNGQDLTTRDRASYGFVYGVLQLDEANYKNAKNLFQFARKHQFESLARLNYYEAYADYHLGNEEAALNGFEKSKDSYEFGSSSKFFIAKILLEKDQIDEVIALAQSELSDEQSITNSALHQLVGEAYAQKKDEAKADAYFERAIELHPSKPSAALYYQAGVAKFKIGNEDKAIEFLTNAGLQGGEYAQLSAFQLGRLYLKKKELENSLAAYIEASASENDIIKEESYFYAATINAELGLFTEAINYADDYLKLFKEGRREQIQNLIAQSYLRTSNFDLAIAHLNQVGISNQTQKEVYQKVTYQKATLSFNDGQFAEADMWFKESLRFTLDQSLKDLSNYHLAEIAMKANGYDRAISYYNAQSSKDALTRYGLGYAYFNKKQYKDAIPHFKSASVSSTDQNIKTDAKVRLADCLYATKSYDQALSIYSQLSTSSGSAYLVFQKGVTQKNLGKDEDALQSFRKIFTSNRYGAEARFQAGMIRFENAEFKEAESYFSQVIKDHASSSFVPQSLLNRGISRKNLGNLESAKNDYEAILDKYIDNEIALNAILGMQELQQAGLKINKLDKYIEQYRQTNPKDGSLELVEFEAAKRLYFDFAYDDASVAFKKYLENYSASQNRREAKYYLADSYYRTDKLEEAKPIFDELKFVRNSFTGRVLTRLGDVNKRQELFEESIEVYQLLIDLNLTPKDTYNARQGLMQVFFIAEQYSQAVSMADEIIKADWKPLNAEKEALILKARSWFLLDNMQLAKSNYKELAEGNDVYAAEANYYLGLMLFQESKYKESLDLLFDLNSNFGNYTDWVDKSYLLIAKNYVESDELFQAKATLRSIIQHSENEDIKNESRAILVQIEQDNSTADSLIRKD; from the coding sequence TTGAGAAAATTTCTATTTCTACTGCTTGTGGGTCTTATACAGACTATATGGGCTCAAAATTCCATTGATAGTAAGCAATTTTCTGAGCTATCGGCATTTGAGGAATTTCAAGCTCGAAAGTATCAAAGCGTAATAAGTGAGTTTAATGATAACTCAGAGAAATCATCTGACGAAGAAATCTTATTGCTACTTAGTCAACTAAAGACTGGAAATGGTTCTACAAGATCAATCGAAAACTGGCTTGAAAAAAATCCAAAACACCCGATTAAGCCATTAGCTTATTTTCATTTGGGAGAATACTATTTTTATCAAAAGGATACAAGTAACAGTAAAAAGAATCTTATCAAGGTAAATGGACAAGATCTTACTACGAGAGATCGTGCCTCATATGGATTTGTGTACGGAGTATTGCAGTTAGATGAGGCTAATTATAAAAACGCGAAAAACTTATTTCAGTTTGCACGAAAACATCAATTTGAATCATTAGCACGGCTCAACTATTATGAAGCTTATGCAGACTACCATCTAGGCAATGAGGAAGCTGCCTTAAATGGGTTTGAAAAGTCTAAAGATTCCTATGAGTTTGGCTCCTCATCCAAGTTTTTTATAGCTAAGATTCTATTGGAAAAGGACCAAATAGATGAAGTCATAGCTCTTGCTCAATCAGAACTATCCGATGAACAATCCATTACGAACTCGGCACTTCATCAACTTGTAGGAGAAGCATACGCACAAAAGAAGGATGAAGCTAAAGCTGATGCCTACTTTGAGCGGGCCATTGAGCTTCATCCAAGCAAGCCTTCGGCAGCATTGTATTATCAAGCTGGTGTAGCCAAATTTAAAATAGGAAATGAAGATAAAGCAATAGAATTCCTCACAAATGCTGGACTACAAGGAGGTGAATACGCGCAGCTAAGTGCTTTTCAGCTTGGAAGACTATATCTGAAGAAAAAAGAACTTGAAAACTCGCTGGCAGCCTACATTGAAGCTTCAGCTTCAGAAAATGACATTATAAAAGAAGAGTCTTATTTCTATGCCGCTACTATTAATGCTGAACTTGGCCTCTTTACAGAAGCCATCAATTATGCTGATGATTACTTGAAACTTTTCAAGGAAGGACGCAGAGAGCAAATCCAAAACTTGATAGCACAATCCTATCTTCGAACATCTAATTTTGATTTAGCTATAGCACATCTTAATCAAGTAGGAATTTCGAACCAAACCCAGAAAGAAGTATATCAAAAAGTCACCTATCAAAAAGCAACGCTATCATTCAACGATGGTCAATTTGCAGAGGCCGATATGTGGTTCAAAGAAAGCCTAAGATTTACCCTTGATCAATCCTTAAAAGACCTATCAAACTACCATCTAGCCGAGATTGCCATGAAAGCCAATGGCTATGATAGAGCCATAAGTTATTACAATGCTCAATCTTCCAAAGATGCACTTACAAGATATGGATTAGGTTATGCCTATTTCAATAAAAAGCAATACAAGGACGCCATTCCTCACTTTAAAAGTGCGAGCGTTTCCTCCACGGATCAAAATATTAAAACAGATGCAAAAGTAAGATTGGCAGACTGTCTCTATGCCACTAAGTCATACGATCAAGCCTTGAGTATATATTCACAATTATCAACTTCCAGTGGCTCTGCATATTTAGTTTTTCAAAAAGGAGTTACTCAAAAAAACTTGGGAAAAGATGAAGATGCCTTGCAATCTTTTAGGAAAATATTCACATCTAATAGATATGGTGCAGAAGCTCGATTCCAAGCAGGAATGATTCGGTTTGAGAATGCAGAATTTAAGGAAGCTGAATCTTATTTTAGTCAGGTAATTAAAGATCATGCCAGCTCGTCATTCGTACCTCAATCACTTCTAAATAGAGGAATTTCGAGAAAAAATCTAGGCAATCTAGAGTCGGCTAAGAACGATTATGAAGCTATTCTTGATAAATATATCGATAATGAAATTGCTTTGAATGCTATTCTGGGAATGCAAGAATTACAGCAAGCTGGTCTCAAGATTAACAAACTAGACAAATACATTGAGCAGTATAGGCAAACAAACCCTAAAGATGGTAGCCTGGAGCTGGTTGAATTTGAAGCGGCCAAACGTCTATATTTTGATTTTGCCTATGATGATGCAAGTGTGGCATTTAAAAAGTATTTGGAAAATTATTCTGCAAGTCAAAATAGAAGGGAGGCTAAGTATTACTTGGCAGACTCATATTATCGAACAGATAAGTTAGAAGAAGCCAAACCTATTTTTGATGAACTTAAATTCGTTAGAAATTCCTTTACAGGACGAGTGTTAACAAGGCTTGGAGACGTTAACAAAAGGCAGGAGTTGTTTGAAGAATCAATCGAAGTATACCAATTACTCATTGATTTGAATCTAACACCCAAGGATACTTACAATGCCAGACAAGGGTTAATGCAAGTGTTTTTTATTGCGGAACAGTATAGTCAAGCAGTTTCTATGGCTGATGAAATTATAAAAGCTGATTGGAAGCCTTTAAATGCCGAAAAAGAAGCTTTGATTTTAAAAGCTAGATCATGGTTTTTGTTGGACAACATGCAATTAGCTAAATCTAACTATAAAGAATTGGCAGAGGGTAATGATGTTTATGCAGCGGAAGCAAATTATTATTTAGGACTTATGCTGTTTCAAGAATCTAAGTATAAAGAATCATTGGATTTACTATTTGACCTTAATTCCAACTTTGGAAACTATACAGATTGGGTAGATAAATCTTATTTGTTGATTGCAAAAAATTATGTTGAATCGGATGAATTATTTCAAGCAAAAGCTACTTTAAGATCAATTATTCAACATTCTGAAAATGAGGATATTAAAAACGAATCAAGAGCTATTCTTGTGCAAATAGAACAAGATAACTCTACAGCAGATTCTTTGATAAGAAAAGACTAA